Below is a window of Bacillota bacterium DNA.
GGAGATAGCGAAGGTGGCCGAGGAATCTCTGGGGGTTGTGGTGCCTCCACCTGAGGTTGCCTACCTGGCGATGTACCTTGTCTCGATCTCTCCAGCTTCTGCTTCCCGTCGAGTGGCAGGGATGCAAGAAGAGGAGTGAACCGAATGAGGACTTACCCTCTGAAGACAATGGGCCTGGAGGAAGCTAAGAGGATGCAATTCCGGCTGGTTGACCTAATCCAGCAGGAGTTCAATGGTAAAGAGATTCTAAACGCCGGCGATTACGGGATCGTTCCAGGTTTGGGTCGACCAGCTTACACGGCGAAAGTAGAACATGTGCTCGCCCGCTTCTTCGAGAGCGAAGAGGCCATCCTAGTCCGCGGCGCCGGTACGGGCGGTATGAGGATGCTGCTTATGTCGTTGCTCGCCCCGGGGGAGACGCTGCTCGTGCATGAGGCGCCCGTGTACCCTACGACCGAAACCACCATCAAGGCGATGAGTTTGACAGTGGTCCGCGCCGACCTGAATGACCTGCAGAAGGTTCGGGCGGTGGTGGAGGAAACCCAGCCGAAGTTGGCGCTCATTCAACACACCAGGCAGCGTTTCGCGGACTCCTACGATGTGCGACAAGTCATAGAGGCGATAAAGGAGAGGGCGCCGGGGACAATCGTTGCCGTCGACGAGAACTACGCAGCGTTCAAGGTGCCCCGGCTCGGTTGCCAACTAGGCGCAGACATCTCGACCTTCTCGCTCTTCAAGCTCCTGGGTCCGGAAGGGGTCGGATGCGTGATCGGACGGAAGGTCCTGATAGACAAGATCAGGGCGATCAATTACTCTGGGGGGAGCCAAGTTCAGGGGCCCGAGGCGATGGAGGCACTACGTTCCTTGGTCTTTGTCCCGGTCATTCAGGCGGTTCAAGGTGAGGTGGTGAAAGAAACCGTAAGGCGCCTAAACGCTGGGGAGGTGCCGGGAGTGGCTCAGGCATGCGCGGCCAATGCCGAGGAACGGATCGTCCTGGTCCAGTTCACCGAACCCGTAGCCGAGAAGGTACTGGAGTACGCCTGGAGGTACGGCGCGGCACCATATCCGGTCGGTTCCGAGTCTCGCTACGAAGTCGCCCCTATGTTCTATCGTGTCTCGGCCACCTTCTTGACGGAGAATCCCTCCCTGGGCCAGACCACCATCAGGGTGAATCCCATGCGGGCTGGGGCGGATACGGTGATCAGAATCCTGAACAAGGTCCTGGCAGAAGCGACGCACTAAACAGGAGGGAAGCGATAAGTGTGTTCTTAAGGGCAACTCTGCGGCGTAACCCGAAGCTGGTTGAGGCTGCTTTCAGATTCCACCAGGCTGGCGTCATCCCACCTAACACATACGTGATCGACCTGGACGCTGTGAGCGCCAACGCTGGGGTCATCAAGAAGGCGTCCAACGAGGCTGGACTTTCGTTATACGCCATGACCAAGCAGTTTGGGCGGAATCCCCTGGTCATGGGAGAGATTGCTAGGCGTGGGATTCCTAAAGCGGTGGCGGTGGACACCGAGGAAGCGAAGGTCCTCGCTAGGCATCGGATAGAGATCGGTCACGTGGGACACTTGGTGCAGGTCCCGACCATCGAGGTTAGACGGGTACTGGAAATGAGGCCAGAGGTGCTTACCGTCTTCAGCGTGGCTAAGGCCCGCCAAGTGTCGATTGCCTGCCAAGAACTCGGACTTCACCAGGATCTCCTGCTGCGGGTACGCTCGGTGGGTGACTTCTTCTATCCTGCACAGGAAGGGGGTGTCGACGAGTCCGAGCTTCTCGATGCCGCTGTGGAGATTCAAAGGCTACCTGGGGTAAGGCTGGTCGGTGTTACCTCCCACCCGTGCCTGCTCTATGACTACCAGAAAAACCGGGTGAGGCCCACGCCGAATCTGCCAACGATCGTGCGGGCGGGGAAGACGTTACAGGACAAGCTGGGTTTGGCTATCCTACAGATCAACGCCCCCGGCCTGAGTACAGCGAGCACCTTTGCCATGCTGGCGGAGGCCGGAGCCACGCACGCAGAGCCCGGAAGTTCCTTCACCGGGCATACGCCTTTACACGCCTACCGCGACGAGCCCGAGCTTCCAGCCATGGTCTATGTGACCGAGGTCTCACACCTGTTGGAAGAGCGCGTCTTCGTGTTCGGCGGGGGGTTCTACCGCCGGGGAAGGGTTAAAGAGGCATTGGTGGGCTCGACCTTCGATGACCTTATGAAGACTGTTCTGCCTGCTCGTCCGGTGGTTCCGGAGAATATCGACTATACCGGGGAGTTGCAGCTCTTGCCAGGGACTTCTGTCGCAGTCGGCGATACGGTGATCTACGCTTTCCGGGCCCAGGTGTTCGTGGGCAATGCAACCGTGGCAGTGGTCGCCGGCGTGCAAAAGGGTACGCCAGCGCTCATGGGTCTCTTCAACCATCTCGGCAATCCTCTGGATAGCGAGGGATACCCCTTCGGCAAGGAAGCCATTCCCGGGTTGCTCGGGAAGTGGGAATCAGAAAGGTGTGGCGGCAATGGGCAGGCGCGCAGTGCTTCTGATTATTGATGGCTTCGGCATCGGAGCGATGAAGGATGTGCCGGAGGTCCGTCCACAAGACCAGGGAGCCAACACTCTCCTGACTGTGTGGGATCAATACCCGGAACTCTCCCTGCCCAGCTTGGCCTCCCTCGGCCTGTGGTCGGCGGCTGGCCTGAAGGCCCCTCGGGGGAGTCATCGGCTGTCTGGGTCGAGTTACGGACGTTGTGCCCTGGCTCATGAGGGCGCTGATACCTACATGGGTCACCAGGAACTCATGGGGACTAGACCATTCCCTGCCAGCCGTCAGCTGATGCGGGACGTTGGCCCAGCGGTACTTGCGGCCCTCCATGCGGCCGGTCTGGACGCATGCTACGCGCCTGGCCTCGAGTCTGCTGTCCTCGTTGAGGGCCAAGTCGTGGTGGCCGATAACATGGAGGCCGACCCCGGTCAAAACATTAACGTCACAGGGTCGCTGGACTTCATTCCCTTCGAGCGCCTGGTGGCTATCGGGAAGATAGTGCGCAGCGCCGTCCAAGTGAGCAGAGTGATCGTAGTCGGGGGCAGGGGGTACGATCGTGAAGGTATCCTGCGTCATGCAGTCAGGCGTGGCGGCCAACAGGGGATC
It encodes the following:
- a CDS encoding aminotransferase class V-fold PLP-dependent enzyme, whose translation is MRTYPLKTMGLEEAKRMQFRLVDLIQQEFNGKEILNAGDYGIVPGLGRPAYTAKVEHVLARFFESEEAILVRGAGTGGMRMLLMSLLAPGETLLVHEAPVYPTTETTIKAMSLTVVRADLNDLQKVRAVVEETQPKLALIQHTRQRFADSYDVRQVIEAIKERAPGTIVAVDENYAAFKVPRLGCQLGADISTFSLFKLLGPEGVGCVIGRKVLIDKIRAINYSGGSQVQGPEAMEALRSLVFVPVIQAVQGEVVKETVRRLNAGEVPGVAQACAANAEERIVLVQFTEPVAEKVLEYAWRYGAAPYPVGSESRYEVAPMFYRVSATFLTENPSLGQTTIRVNPMRAGADTVIRILNKVLAEATH
- a CDS encoding alanine racemase, with amino-acid sequence MFLRATLRRNPKLVEAAFRFHQAGVIPPNTYVIDLDAVSANAGVIKKASNEAGLSLYAMTKQFGRNPLVMGEIARRGIPKAVAVDTEEAKVLARHRIEIGHVGHLVQVPTIEVRRVLEMRPEVLTVFSVAKARQVSIACQELGLHQDLLLRVRSVGDFFYPAQEGGVDESELLDAAVEIQRLPGVRLVGVTSHPCLLYDYQKNRVRPTPNLPTIVRAGKTLQDKLGLAILQINAPGLSTASTFAMLAEAGATHAEPGSSFTGHTPLHAYRDEPELPAMVYVTEVSHLLEERVFVFGGGFYRRGRVKEALVGSTFDDLMKTVLPARPVVPENIDYTGELQLLPGTSVAVGDTVIYAFRAQVFVGNATVAVVAGVQKGTPALMGLFNHLGNPLDSEGYPFGKEAIPGLLGKWESERCGGNGQARSASDY
- a CDS encoding phosphopentomutase, whose product is MKDVPEVRPQDQGANTLLTVWDQYPELSLPSLASLGLWSAAGLKAPRGSHRLSGSSYGRCALAHEGADTYMGHQELMGTRPFPASRQLMRDVGPAVLAALHAAGLDACYAPGLESAVLVEGQVVVADNMEADPGQNINVTGSLDFIPFERLVAIGKIVRSAVQVSRVIVVGGRGYDREGILRHAVRRGGQQGIDTPGLGVYDENYMVRHLGLGVDVQQQVPTILNAAGFAVVLLGKAADVVECEGAALRPMV